A single region of the Arthrobacter sp. PAMC25564 genome encodes:
- a CDS encoding YciI family protein, with translation MYVVSLTYKVPEEIVDFHLPAHVTWLQDAFDQGVFMVAGRKIPRTGALLLSNADRDILDAALAKDPFYVNGVADFEVMEFHANRVADGYENLLDS, from the coding sequence ATGTACGTAGTCTCCCTGACCTATAAGGTGCCCGAAGAGATCGTGGACTTCCACCTCCCGGCGCACGTCACCTGGCTGCAGGACGCCTTCGACCAGGGGGTATTCATGGTCGCGGGGCGCAAGATCCCCCGCACGGGAGCACTGCTGCTCTCCAACGCGGACCGGGACATCCTCGACGCCGCCCTGGCCAAGGATCCGTTCTACGTCAACGGAGTGGCCGACTTCGAGGTCATGGAGTTCCATGCGAACAGGGTGGCCGACGGCTACGAAAACCTCCTGGACAGCTGA